The proteins below come from a single Miscanthus floridulus cultivar M001 chromosome 1, ASM1932011v1, whole genome shotgun sequence genomic window:
- the LOC136508945 gene encoding bZIP transcription factor 29-like yields the protein MNGVGDAHAAAMMQQALGMSLPMAAFVAEQGSAKLTRPPGLPPTPPQAFAALQRWDVCMEAVDPAAQQQGPRKAHRRSRSDVPFGYFPPASGVGGHGHHQLPPPKVEASWGGHLHGGGGGGDDDLFNAYLNLEGLDGLNSSDDRHDDGDSLGSSMKTNGAESSENESEECAADSRAGIRLWTEAAAAAAAAADRREGLKRTAAGEPAAAPLARHARSLSMDSLIGKLNFSAGATGAANGVIPGPNMFKLEFGSGEFTPVEMKKIMADEKLAEMALADPKRVKRVLANRQSAARSKERKMRYIAELEQKVQILQTEATTLSAQLTLLQRDSAGIATQNNELKFRLQAMEQQAQLRDALNDALTGEVQRLKLATAELGDSCSSNNLTQQIQISVQEQMFQLHQQQQQQQATPIPFYQLQQAQQNGAGKKQEPQE from the exons ATGAACGGTGTCGGCGACGCTCACGCGGCCGCGATGATGCAGCAGGCGCTGGGGATGTCGCTGCCGATGGCGGCGTTCGTGGCCGAGCAGGGCAGCGCCAAGCTGACCAGGCCGCCGGGGctgccgccgacgccgccgcagGCGTTCGCGGCCCTGCAGCGCTGGGACGTGTGCATGGAGGCCGTCGACCCCGCGGCGCAGCAGCAGGGCCCGCGCAAGGCGCACCGGCGCTCCCGCAGCGACGTCCCGTTCGGATACTTCCCGCCGGCGTCGGGCGTCGGGGGCCACGGCCACCACCAGCTGCCGCCTCCCAAGGTGGAGGCCAGCTGGGGCGGCCacctccacggcggcggcggcggcggcgacgacgacctgTTCAACGCGTACCTCAACCTGGAGGGGCTGGACGGGCTCAACTCCTCCGACGACCGCCACGACGACGGGGACAGCCTCGGGAGCAGCATGAAGACCAACGGCGCCGAGAGCAGCGAGAACGAGTCGGAGGAGTGCGCCGCCGACAGCCGCGCCGGGATCCGCCTCTGGACCgaggccgccgctgccgccgccgccgccgcggacagGCGGGAGGGGCTCAAGAGGACTGCCGCGGGGGAACCGGCCGCCGCGCCCTTGGCGCGCCACGCCAGGAGCCTGTCCATGGACAGCCTCATCGGGAAGCTCAACTTCTCCGCCGGCGCGACGGGCGCCGCCAACGGCGTCATTCCGGGGCCCAACATGTTCAAGCTCGAGTTCGGCAGCGGCGAGTTCACCCCCGTCGAGATGAAGAAGATCATGGCCGACGAGAAGCTGGCCGAGATGGCGCTCGCCGACCCCAAGCGCGTCAAGAG GGTGCTGGCCAACAGGCAGTCGGCGGCCCGGTCCAAGGAGCGGAAGATGCGATACATTGCGGAGCTGGAGCAGAAGGTTCAGATCCTGCAGACGGAGGCCACCACTCTCTCCGCCCAGCTCACGCTTCTTCAG CGTGACTCCGCGGGGATCGCAACGCAGAACAACGAGCTCAAGTTCCGGCTGCAGGCCATGGAGCAGCAGGCGCAGCTGCGTGACG CATTGAATGACGCACTGACAGGCGAGGTCCAACGCCTGAAACTCGCGACTGCAGAGCTCGGGGATTCTTGCTCGTCCAACAATCTAACCCAGCAGATCCAAATCAGCGTTCAGGAGCAGATGTTTCAactgcatcagcagcagcagcagcagcaggcgaccCCGATACCGTTCTACCAGCTGCAGCAGGCGCAGCAGAATGGCGCAGGGAAGAAGCAGGAACCGCAGGAATGA
- the LOC136508932 gene encoding uncharacterized protein isoform X1: MAPDPCADLVVTPKAAAKDEASCSVATPTPPKVTPDEVRAVAQKFADQPIQETEPGVWAVLTAISKKARLRPQGMNILLSADEHCLGRTVEERFQILAQQISGKHCKIYKDTVLGELNRHEPVPVYLKDTSSNGTFVNWTRLKKNSSPVKLNHGDIISFSSPPHDDKSFVFVYREVNAVRCLENGAPILKRKSEEGGSGSKRLKGLGIGSPDGPVSLDDVRRLEKSNADLREQLEAHVVTIETLRAEIKTAQVQHGKELEELRETTSSSYLDQTKSLRSALEEKQKQIDSLSTSNTELQNSIKDLDERLSASKQSRADADEIISSQKAIICELEGQLSEERNLRREERDKAAHDLKSALHKVQAEAQEEIKKQAESYLRQQREQKEVISKLQESEKETRLFVETLRSKLEDARNNLVTSEKKVRELEAQLHDEQLVSANNRKKSENLETELRKLKKELENEKQAAREEAWAKVSALELEIAATIRDLSIEKQRYQGARERIILRETQLRAFYSTTEEISSLFAKQQEQLKAMQRTLEDEENYESTLMSVDLNKVPLATVATDNAGMKPVGCSKNTVGASSASPENTQVSEHSSSDEDANMTEQHDDDGTADGGSTQGLECTSPERSERLRLGFQGNPVSAAPEREVTDTEQVPETESQAGNVGCDDQRCDNMGGETMPLEDEVQLPENEEPTALLKDAGQPHANVVPIPIPNDGTDHCSEEKHEGAFSESKREDTHVGAIGTADLLASEVAGSWAVETAPSVNGENESPRSLGDAANATEQDEDGGSMAADALLTLVNSEGQAAGSQNNVEHASSKITNDHRVLSAMIGIVDPEFRKQMSRSGVGNEEPMSDVETDEGIEEGDSDSGSDGSDSEEAMVEDSVG; encoded by the exons ATGGCGCCGGACCCGTGCGCCGACCTCGTGGTGACGCCCAAGGCGGCAGCCAAGGACGAGGCGTCCTGCTCCGTGGCCACGCCCACGCCGCCCAAGGTCACCCCCGACGAGGTGCGCGCGGTGGCGCAAAAGTTCGCGGACCAGCCAATCCAGGAGACGGAGCCCGGCGTCTGGGCCGTCCTCACCGCCATCTCCAAGAAGGCCCGCCTCCGGCCCCAG GGAATGAACATTCTTTTGAGTGCTGACGAGCACTGCCTAGGACGCACTGTTGAGGAGCGGTTTCAGATTCTTGCCCAGCAGATCAGTGGGAAGCATTGCAAGATATACAAGGACACCGTCTTAGGGGAGCTAAACCGCCACGAGCCTGTGCCTGTTTACCTCAAGGACACAAG TTCAAATGGCACATTCGTTAACTGGACAAGGCTCAAGAAAAATTCATCCCCGGTCAAGCTTAATCATGGGGACATTATATCATTTTCATCACCTCCTCATGACG ACAAATCCTTTGTATTTGTCTACCGGGAAGTTAATGCAGTCAGGTGTTTAGAAAATGGAGCTCCCATTCTTAAGAGGAAgtcag AGGAGGGTGGTTCTGGAAGCAAGAGGCTAAAGGGTCTTGGTATTGGTTCTCCTGATGGTCCTGTTTCACTAGACGATGTCCGAAGACTAGAAAAATCTAATGCT GATCTCAGGGAACAACTTGAGGCACATGTTGTGACAATTGAGACTTTGAGGGCTGAAATAAAAACGGCCCAAGTGCAGCATGGAAAG GAACTTGAGGAGTTGAGAGAAACTACGTCGAGTTCTTATCTTGATCAAACTAAATCTCTTCGGTCAGCACTTGAGGAGAAACAGAAGCAAATAGATTCACTCAGTACATCAAATACAGAGTTACAGAACTCTATAAAAGATCTGGATGAAAGGCTTAGTGCATCTAAACAATCACGCGCGGATGCTGATGAGATAATTTCAAG CCAGAAAGCAATCATATGTGAGCTTGAGGGACAGCTAAGTGAGGAGCGAAACTTAAGAAGAGAAGAGCGTGATAAGGCTGCACATGACTTGAAATCTGCATTGCATAAAGTGCAAGCCGAGGCTCAAGAAGAAATTAAGAAACAGGCAGAGTCTTACCTTAGACAACAAAGGGAACAGAAAGAAGTTATTAGCAAGCTTCAG GAATCAGAAAAAGAAACCCGTTTGTTTGTGGAAACTTTGAGGTCCAAGCTG GAAGATGCTCGAAATAATCTTGTAACATCCGAGAAAAAAGTAAGAGAGCTGGAAGCTCAACTTCATGACGAGCAGCTAGTATCAGCCAACAATCGAAAG AAATCAGAAAATCTGGAAACTGAATTGAGAAAACTGAAGAAGGaacttgagaatgagaag CAGGCTGCTCGAGAAGAAGCATGGGCAAAGGTCTCAGCACTTGAGCTTGAAATAGCTGCAACGATTAGAGATCTATCAATTGAGAAACAGAGGTACCAAGGAGCTAGAGAACGGATTATTCTACG GGAGACTCAGCTGCGTGCTTTCTATTCAACTACAGAAGAAATCTCTTCTCTGTTTGCAAAACAGCAGGAACAGCTGAAAGCTATGCAGAGAACTTTGGAGGATGAAGAGAACTATGAGAGCACCTTAATGAGTGTGGATCTCAATAAGGTGCCTCTAGCCACCGTAGCCACTGATAATGCTGGTATGAAGCCAGTAGGCTGCTCAAAAAATACAGTGGGAGCTTCAAGTGCTTCACCAGAAAATACCCAGGTAAGTGAACATAGTTCCAGTGACGAAGATGCCAACATGACTGAGCAGCATGATGATGATGGTACTGCCGATGGTGGCAGCACTCAAGGTCTAGAATGCACCAGTCCAGAAAGGTCAGAGAGATTAAGGCTGGGTTTTCAGGGCAATCCTGTTTCTGCAGCTCCTGAGAGGGAGGTAACAGATACTGAGCAAGTTCCTGAGACGGAAAGCCAAGCTGGTAATGTTGGTTGTGATGACCAAAGATGTGACAATATGGGAGGAGAGACTATGCCGCTAGAGGACGAAGTGCAGCTTCCAGAGAACGAGGAACCTACTGCATTGCTCAAAGATGCAGGGCAGCCACACGCAAATGTGGTTCCTATTCCAATCCCCAATGATGGCACTGACCACTGTTCCGAAGAAAAACATGAGGGTGCTTTCTCTGAGAGCAAACGGGAGGACACACATGTTGGAGCTATTGGAACGGCTGATCTGTTGGCCTCAGAAGTTGCTGGGAGCTGGGCAGTGGAAACAGCTCCATCTGTCAACGGGGAGAACGAATCTCCAAGGAGCTTGGGAGATGCTGCCAATGCTACAGAGCAAGACGAAGATGGAGGTAGCATGGCAGCTGATGCTTTGTTAACTTTGGTGAATTCAGAGGGCCAGGCGGCTGGGAGCCAGAATAATGTTGAGCATGCCAGTTCCAAAATAACCAATGATCATCGTGTTCTTAGTGCCATGATTGGAATTGTTGATCCTGAATTCAGGAAGCAAATGTCCAGAAGTGGAGTTGGAAATGAGGAACCGATGTCTGACGTTGAGACGGATGAAGGCATCGAGGAAGGTGATTCAGATTCAGGTTCAGATGGCAGTGACAGCGAGGAGGCTATGGTTGAGGATTCTGTTGGGTAG
- the LOC136508932 gene encoding uncharacterized protein isoform X2, with translation MAPDPCADLVVTPKAAAKDEASCSVATPTPPKVTPDEVRAVAQKFADQPIQETEPGVWAVLTAISKKARLRPQGMNILLSADEHCLGRTVEERFQILAQQISGKHCKIYKDTVLGELNRHEPVPVYLKDTSSNGTFVNWTRLKKNSSPVKLNHGDIISFSSPPHDDKSFVFVYREVNAVRCLENGAPILKRKSEEGGSGSKRLKGLGIGSPDGPVSLDDVRRLEKSNADLREQLEAHVVTIETLRAEIKTAQVQHGKELEELRETTSSSYLDQTKSLRSALEEKQKQIDSLSTSNTELQNSIKDLDERLSASKQSRADADEIISSQKAIICELEGQLSEERNLRREERDKAAHDLKSALHKVQAEAQEEIKKQAESYLRQQREQKEVISKLQESEKETRLFVETLRSKLEDARNNLVTSEKKVRELEAQLHDEQLVSANNRKKSENLETELRKLKKELENEKAAREEAWAKVSALELEIAATIRDLSIEKQRYQGARERIILRETQLRAFYSTTEEISSLFAKQQEQLKAMQRTLEDEENYESTLMSVDLNKVPLATVATDNAGMKPVGCSKNTVGASSASPENTQVSEHSSSDEDANMTEQHDDDGTADGGSTQGLECTSPERSERLRLGFQGNPVSAAPEREVTDTEQVPETESQAGNVGCDDQRCDNMGGETMPLEDEVQLPENEEPTALLKDAGQPHANVVPIPIPNDGTDHCSEEKHEGAFSESKREDTHVGAIGTADLLASEVAGSWAVETAPSVNGENESPRSLGDAANATEQDEDGGSMAADALLTLVNSEGQAAGSQNNVEHASSKITNDHRVLSAMIGIVDPEFRKQMSRSGVGNEEPMSDVETDEGIEEGDSDSGSDGSDSEEAMVEDSVG, from the exons ATGGCGCCGGACCCGTGCGCCGACCTCGTGGTGACGCCCAAGGCGGCAGCCAAGGACGAGGCGTCCTGCTCCGTGGCCACGCCCACGCCGCCCAAGGTCACCCCCGACGAGGTGCGCGCGGTGGCGCAAAAGTTCGCGGACCAGCCAATCCAGGAGACGGAGCCCGGCGTCTGGGCCGTCCTCACCGCCATCTCCAAGAAGGCCCGCCTCCGGCCCCAG GGAATGAACATTCTTTTGAGTGCTGACGAGCACTGCCTAGGACGCACTGTTGAGGAGCGGTTTCAGATTCTTGCCCAGCAGATCAGTGGGAAGCATTGCAAGATATACAAGGACACCGTCTTAGGGGAGCTAAACCGCCACGAGCCTGTGCCTGTTTACCTCAAGGACACAAG TTCAAATGGCACATTCGTTAACTGGACAAGGCTCAAGAAAAATTCATCCCCGGTCAAGCTTAATCATGGGGACATTATATCATTTTCATCACCTCCTCATGACG ACAAATCCTTTGTATTTGTCTACCGGGAAGTTAATGCAGTCAGGTGTTTAGAAAATGGAGCTCCCATTCTTAAGAGGAAgtcag AGGAGGGTGGTTCTGGAAGCAAGAGGCTAAAGGGTCTTGGTATTGGTTCTCCTGATGGTCCTGTTTCACTAGACGATGTCCGAAGACTAGAAAAATCTAATGCT GATCTCAGGGAACAACTTGAGGCACATGTTGTGACAATTGAGACTTTGAGGGCTGAAATAAAAACGGCCCAAGTGCAGCATGGAAAG GAACTTGAGGAGTTGAGAGAAACTACGTCGAGTTCTTATCTTGATCAAACTAAATCTCTTCGGTCAGCACTTGAGGAGAAACAGAAGCAAATAGATTCACTCAGTACATCAAATACAGAGTTACAGAACTCTATAAAAGATCTGGATGAAAGGCTTAGTGCATCTAAACAATCACGCGCGGATGCTGATGAGATAATTTCAAG CCAGAAAGCAATCATATGTGAGCTTGAGGGACAGCTAAGTGAGGAGCGAAACTTAAGAAGAGAAGAGCGTGATAAGGCTGCACATGACTTGAAATCTGCATTGCATAAAGTGCAAGCCGAGGCTCAAGAAGAAATTAAGAAACAGGCAGAGTCTTACCTTAGACAACAAAGGGAACAGAAAGAAGTTATTAGCAAGCTTCAG GAATCAGAAAAAGAAACCCGTTTGTTTGTGGAAACTTTGAGGTCCAAGCTG GAAGATGCTCGAAATAATCTTGTAACATCCGAGAAAAAAGTAAGAGAGCTGGAAGCTCAACTTCATGACGAGCAGCTAGTATCAGCCAACAATCGAAAG AAATCAGAAAATCTGGAAACTGAATTGAGAAAACTGAAGAAGGaacttgagaatgagaag GCTGCTCGAGAAGAAGCATGGGCAAAGGTCTCAGCACTTGAGCTTGAAATAGCTGCAACGATTAGAGATCTATCAATTGAGAAACAGAGGTACCAAGGAGCTAGAGAACGGATTATTCTACG GGAGACTCAGCTGCGTGCTTTCTATTCAACTACAGAAGAAATCTCTTCTCTGTTTGCAAAACAGCAGGAACAGCTGAAAGCTATGCAGAGAACTTTGGAGGATGAAGAGAACTATGAGAGCACCTTAATGAGTGTGGATCTCAATAAGGTGCCTCTAGCCACCGTAGCCACTGATAATGCTGGTATGAAGCCAGTAGGCTGCTCAAAAAATACAGTGGGAGCTTCAAGTGCTTCACCAGAAAATACCCAGGTAAGTGAACATAGTTCCAGTGACGAAGATGCCAACATGACTGAGCAGCATGATGATGATGGTACTGCCGATGGTGGCAGCACTCAAGGTCTAGAATGCACCAGTCCAGAAAGGTCAGAGAGATTAAGGCTGGGTTTTCAGGGCAATCCTGTTTCTGCAGCTCCTGAGAGGGAGGTAACAGATACTGAGCAAGTTCCTGAGACGGAAAGCCAAGCTGGTAATGTTGGTTGTGATGACCAAAGATGTGACAATATGGGAGGAGAGACTATGCCGCTAGAGGACGAAGTGCAGCTTCCAGAGAACGAGGAACCTACTGCATTGCTCAAAGATGCAGGGCAGCCACACGCAAATGTGGTTCCTATTCCAATCCCCAATGATGGCACTGACCACTGTTCCGAAGAAAAACATGAGGGTGCTTTCTCTGAGAGCAAACGGGAGGACACACATGTTGGAGCTATTGGAACGGCTGATCTGTTGGCCTCAGAAGTTGCTGGGAGCTGGGCAGTGGAAACAGCTCCATCTGTCAACGGGGAGAACGAATCTCCAAGGAGCTTGGGAGATGCTGCCAATGCTACAGAGCAAGACGAAGATGGAGGTAGCATGGCAGCTGATGCTTTGTTAACTTTGGTGAATTCAGAGGGCCAGGCGGCTGGGAGCCAGAATAATGTTGAGCATGCCAGTTCCAAAATAACCAATGATCATCGTGTTCTTAGTGCCATGATTGGAATTGTTGATCCTGAATTCAGGAAGCAAATGTCCAGAAGTGGAGTTGGAAATGAGGAACCGATGTCTGACGTTGAGACGGATGAAGGCATCGAGGAAGGTGATTCAGATTCAGGTTCAGATGGCAGTGACAGCGAGGAGGCTATGGTTGAGGATTCTGTTGGGTAG